Proteins encoded within one genomic window of Neorhizobium galegae bv. orientalis str. HAMBI 540:
- the eutC gene encoding ectoine utilization protein EutC, whose protein sequence is MSRIIILAEKDLRKLVPLDGEAVACVEDAFHALATKPVAMPPILRLDIPEHRGEVDVKTAYVPGIEGFAIKISPGFFDNPKIGLPSTNGMMVLLSSRTGLVQALLLDNGYLTDVRTAAAGAVAAKHLSRPNSAVAAIFGAGMQARLQLEALALVRPIREARIWARDLGKAKTVAAELTIRLGITVRAEVDPEIAVAGADIVVTTTPSEIPILKAEWLQPGQHVTAMGSDAEHKNEIDPAAIAKADVYVADSLKQTRRLGELHHAVKAGLISPDAEFSELGQVIAGIRPGRENTGQITLADLTGTGIQDTAIATLAFARADAAGAGTAFES, encoded by the coding sequence ATGAGCCGGATAATCATTCTCGCCGAAAAGGACCTGCGCAAGCTTGTTCCGCTCGACGGCGAAGCGGTCGCCTGCGTCGAGGACGCTTTCCATGCGCTTGCCACCAAGCCGGTCGCCATGCCGCCGATCCTGCGCCTCGATATTCCCGAACATCGCGGTGAGGTGGATGTAAAGACGGCCTATGTGCCGGGCATCGAAGGCTTCGCCATCAAGATCAGCCCCGGCTTCTTCGACAATCCGAAGATCGGCCTGCCGAGCACGAACGGCATGATGGTCCTGCTGTCCAGCCGCACGGGTCTCGTGCAGGCGCTGTTGCTCGACAACGGTTACCTGACCGATGTCCGGACGGCCGCGGCGGGTGCGGTTGCGGCAAAACATCTTTCGCGTCCGAACTCGGCCGTTGCGGCGATTTTTGGCGCAGGCATGCAGGCGCGGTTGCAACTGGAGGCTTTGGCGCTGGTCCGGCCGATCCGTGAGGCGCGCATCTGGGCGCGCGACCTCGGGAAAGCCAAAACCGTTGCCGCCGAATTGACGATCAGGCTCGGCATCACAGTAAGGGCCGAGGTCGATCCTGAGATCGCCGTCGCCGGTGCCGATATCGTTGTGACGACGACCCCATCGGAAATCCCGATCCTGAAGGCGGAATGGCTCCAGCCCGGCCAGCATGTGACCGCCATGGGTTCAGATGCCGAACACAAGAACGAGATCGACCCGGCAGCCATCGCCAAGGCCGATGTCTACGTCGCCGACAGCCTGAAACAGACGCGCCGGCTCGGGGAACTGCATCACGCCGTCAAGGCCGGGCTCATTTCACCGGATGCCGAATTTTCCGAACTTGGGCAAGTCATCGCCGGCATCCGCCCCGGACGCGAAAACACAGGACAGATCACACTCGCCGACCTCACCGGGACCGGCATCCAGGATACTGCCATCGCCACGCTCGCCTTCGCGCGGGCGGATGCCGCCGGCGCTGGCACCGCATTCGAAAGCTGA
- the eutB gene encoding hydroxyectoine utilization dehydratase EutB, with amino-acid sequence MSGKTLPVQLDDILSAAIRIDGRVCRTPMVASVVLSERMGVPVHLKLEHHQATGSFKLRGATNAILSLTREERARGVVAASTGNHGRALAIAASAEGAVATICMSSLVPENKVAEIRRLGARVRIIGRSQDEAQEEVDRLVAEEGLVMVPPFDHPAIVAGQGTLGLEIVEQVPEIGTVLVPLSGGGLAAGIAAAVKGLRPRARVIGLTMERGAAMKASLDAGRPVLVEEVASLADSLGGGIGLDNRVTFAMCRDLLDDVVLLSEAEIAAGIAHAYSVEREVVEGAAAVGIGALLAGKVKSLGAIVAILSGRNIDMEQHRQVINGDAIHGKDAA; translated from the coding sequence ATGAGCGGGAAGACCTTGCCGGTTCAACTTGACGATATCCTTTCCGCCGCGATCCGCATCGATGGCCGCGTGTGCCGGACGCCGATGGTGGCATCGGTCGTTCTGAGCGAGCGGATGGGCGTACCGGTCCATCTGAAGCTCGAACACCATCAGGCCACCGGCAGCTTCAAGCTGCGTGGTGCGACGAACGCCATCCTTTCGCTGACGCGCGAGGAGCGGGCGCGCGGTGTGGTGGCGGCCTCCACAGGCAATCACGGGCGGGCGCTCGCCATTGCGGCGTCAGCGGAAGGTGCCGTCGCAACCATCTGCATGTCGTCGCTGGTGCCGGAAAACAAGGTCGCGGAAATCCGCCGCCTCGGTGCGCGCGTGCGCATCATCGGACGTTCGCAGGACGAAGCGCAGGAAGAGGTGGACAGGCTGGTGGCAGAAGAGGGGCTGGTCATGGTGCCGCCTTTCGATCATCCGGCCATCGTGGCGGGGCAGGGTACTCTCGGTCTTGAAATCGTCGAACAGGTGCCGGAGATCGGGACCGTTCTGGTGCCGCTGTCCGGAGGCGGGCTTGCCGCCGGCATCGCTGCCGCGGTGAAGGGACTGAGACCGCGGGCGCGGGTCATCGGCCTGACGATGGAGCGCGGCGCGGCGATGAAGGCGAGCCTGGATGCGGGCAGGCCGGTTCTGGTCGAGGAAGTGGCGAGCCTTGCGGATTCGCTCGGGGGTGGCATCGGACTCGACAACCGCGTGACGTTCGCGATGTGCCGGGATCTTCTTGACGATGTCGTCCTGCTCTCCGAAGCGGAAATTGCCGCCGGCATCGCACATGCCTATTCGGTCGAGCGCGAGGTGGTGGAAGGCGCCGCCGCTGTCGGCATCGGGGCGCTGCTTGCCGGAAAGGTCAAGAGCCTTGGGGCCATCGTCGCTATCCTTTCCGGCCGCAATATCGACATGGAACAGCACCGGCAGGTGATCAACGGTGACGCCATCCATGGAAAGGACGCCGCATGA
- the eutA gene encoding ectoine utilization protein EutA, which translates to MTCAEISLAGRKPRLDDRPLQKRIGLVILATDHTTEVDFQRMVASDRIGVYVNRIPYANPTTPENLIRMQPVLTEGASLILPGETLDAVMYSCTSASVVIGDARIEEAIRAAKPGVPVVTPTAAAVKGLRAIGASRISILTPYAVETSRPMADYFAGLGFTIDRFTCLGFDDDREMARIAPDEIVSLARDAIAPESQALFISCTAVRAAQVVARIEAETGRPVVSSNLATGWACLRLCGETASRPELGTLMTKPYPEG; encoded by the coding sequence ATGACTTGCGCTGAGATAAGCCTCGCCGGCCGGAAACCGCGACTGGACGATCGCCCGCTTCAGAAACGCATCGGTCTGGTGATCCTGGCCACCGACCATACGACGGAGGTCGACTTCCAGCGCATGGTCGCGAGCGATCGCATCGGCGTCTATGTCAACCGCATCCCTTATGCCAATCCGACGACGCCTGAAAATCTCATCAGGATGCAGCCGGTGCTGACTGAAGGCGCCTCGTTGATCTTGCCGGGCGAGACGCTGGATGCGGTCATGTATTCCTGCACGTCCGCCTCCGTGGTCATCGGCGATGCCCGTATCGAGGAGGCGATCCGCGCCGCCAAGCCGGGCGTTCCCGTGGTGACGCCGACGGCTGCGGCCGTAAAAGGCCTGCGGGCTATCGGTGCAAGCCGAATTTCGATCCTGACGCCCTATGCCGTGGAGACGAGCCGGCCGATGGCCGATTATTTCGCCGGCCTCGGCTTCACGATCGACAGGTTTACCTGCCTGGGTTTCGACGACGACCGCGAAATGGCGCGCATTGCGCCGGATGAGATCGTTTCGCTTGCCCGCGATGCAATCGCACCGGAATCGCAGGCGCTTTTCATCTCCTGTACGGCGGTGCGCGCCGCCCAGGTCGTCGCCCGTATCGAAGCCGAGACTGGCAGGCCTGTCGTCAGCAGCAACCTCGCCACCGGCTGGGCCTGCCTGCGGCTCTGCGGGGAAACGGCATCGCGTCCCGAACTGGGCACGCTGATGACCAAGCCCTATCCGGAAGGCTGA
- the ehuD gene encoding ectoine/hydroxyectoine ABC transporter permease subunit EhuD: protein MEWDWDFVWQIMPTLLEGFKITLLATVLGAAVAAVIGLALAIVRRSPITAVSRTVGFVSEFIRGTPLLVQLYFIFYVLPDIGIRLSPLVAGVIGIGVHYATYTAEVYRAGIENVPRGQWEAAKATNLTTRQAWIHVILPQAVPPMIPALANYFIAMFKETPLLSAITVLELMNQAKSIANSNYRYIEPMTLVGVFFLVVSLISVLGLRWLEERYARMDD from the coding sequence ATGGAGTGGGATTGGGACTTCGTCTGGCAGATCATGCCGACCCTTCTCGAAGGGTTCAAGATCACCCTCCTGGCGACCGTCCTCGGTGCGGCCGTGGCGGCGGTGATCGGTCTGGCTCTTGCCATCGTGCGCCGCTCGCCGATCACCGCCGTCTCGCGCACGGTCGGCTTCGTTTCGGAATTCATCCGCGGCACGCCGCTTCTCGTGCAGCTCTATTTCATTTTCTACGTGCTGCCGGATATCGGAATCCGCCTGTCGCCGCTGGTCGCCGGCGTCATCGGCATCGGCGTCCACTACGCCACCTATACCGCCGAGGTCTACCGCGCCGGCATCGAGAACGTGCCACGCGGCCAGTGGGAAGCGGCAAAGGCGACCAATCTCACGACAAGGCAGGCGTGGATCCACGTCATCCTGCCGCAGGCCGTGCCGCCGATGATCCCGGCGCTCGCCAACTATTTCATCGCGATGTTCAAGGAAACGCCGCTGCTCTCGGCCATCACCGTGCTGGAGCTGATGAACCAGGCAAAGAGCATCGCCAACAGCAACTATCGCTATATCGAGCCGATGACGCTCGTCGGCGTTTTCTTCCTCGTGGTCAGCCTGATCTCGGTCCTGGGGCTGCGCTGGCTGGAGGAACGTTATGCCAGGATGGACGACTGA
- the ehuC gene encoding ectoine/hydroxyectoine ABC transporter permease subunit EhuC produces MSVWSGYLTLILEGALVTLQLTVMGSALALVMAFLAGLGRLSRFFAVRALATTYIEFFRGTSIFVQLFWVYFVLPFAGLTLTPLQAGVLALGLNVGAYGAEVVRGAVKAVGREQTEACIALNLSRFQRMRHVILPQALPLMLPTFCNNAIELLKGTAVVSLISLTDLTFQAQVVRAQTGNTLIPFATILFLYFVMAWAISTVMRWLERRVTRSLDGVRT; encoded by the coding sequence ATGTCGGTCTGGTCCGGCTATTTGACGCTGATCCTCGAGGGCGCGCTGGTAACGCTGCAGCTGACCGTCATGGGCTCGGCTCTGGCGCTGGTGATGGCTTTCCTGGCCGGCCTCGGGCGGCTTTCGCGCTTCTTTGCCGTGCGGGCGCTTGCGACGACCTATATCGAGTTCTTCCGGGGCACCTCGATCTTCGTCCAGCTCTTCTGGGTCTATTTCGTCCTTCCTTTCGCGGGCCTCACCCTCACGCCGCTTCAGGCGGGCGTTCTGGCTTTGGGGCTCAATGTCGGGGCTTACGGGGCAGAAGTTGTGCGCGGTGCCGTCAAGGCGGTCGGGCGAGAGCAGACCGAGGCCTGCATCGCCCTTAATCTCTCCCGTTTTCAGCGAATGCGCCATGTCATCCTGCCGCAGGCGCTGCCGCTGATGCTGCCCACCTTCTGCAACAACGCCATCGAGCTTTTGAAGGGCACGGCCGTGGTGTCGCTGATCTCGCTGACGGACCTCACCTTCCAGGCGCAAGTCGTCCGTGCCCAGACCGGCAATACGCTCATTCCGTTCGCGACGATCCTCTTTCTCTACTTCGTCATGGCCTGGGCGATTTCCACAGTGATGCGCTGGCTGGAGCGGCGGGTGACGCGCAGCCTCGACGGCGTGAGGACCTGA
- the ehuB gene encoding ectoine/hydroxyectoine ABC transporter substrate-binding protein EhuB: MKTRILASAVSISVLAAIGGGISASAADLKQLKEQGFARIAIANEPPYTAVGADGKVSGAAPDVARVIFERLGIKEVVASISEYGAMIPGLQAGRHDAITAGLFMKPERCNAVAYSEPILCDAEAFALRKGNPLKLTSYKDIANNTNAKIGAPGGGTEEKLALQAGVPRERVIVVPDGQSGIKMLQDGRIDVYSLPVLSIHDLLDKAKDPNLEVVAPVVGAPVYCDGAAFRKQDVALRDAFDGELKKLKESGEFAKLIEPYGFSAKAAMSTTRDKQCTAAQ; this comes from the coding sequence ATGAAAACGAGAATTTTAGCATCGGCCGTCAGCATTTCGGTCCTCGCCGCCATCGGGGGCGGCATTTCTGCATCCGCAGCGGACCTGAAGCAGTTGAAGGAACAGGGCTTTGCCCGCATCGCCATCGCCAACGAGCCGCCCTATACGGCGGTCGGCGCCGACGGCAAGGTTTCCGGTGCCGCTCCCGACGTTGCCCGCGTCATCTTCGAGCGTCTCGGCATCAAGGAGGTGGTGGCTTCGATCTCCGAATATGGTGCGATGATCCCGGGCCTGCAGGCCGGCCGCCACGATGCGATCACCGCAGGCCTGTTCATGAAGCCGGAACGCTGCAACGCGGTGGCCTATTCCGAGCCGATCCTTTGCGACGCGGAAGCTTTCGCCCTCAGGAAAGGCAACCCGCTGAAGCTGACGAGCTACAAGGACATTGCCAACAATACCAACGCCAAGATCGGCGCCCCGGGTGGCGGCACCGAGGAGAAGCTGGCCCTGCAGGCTGGCGTGCCGCGTGAGCGCGTCATCGTCGTGCCGGATGGGCAGAGCGGCATCAAGATGCTCCAGGATGGCCGCATCGACGTCTATTCTCTTCCGGTCCTGTCAATCCACGACCTCCTGGACAAGGCGAAGGATCCGAATCTCGAAGTCGTCGCACCGGTGGTCGGCGCGCCGGTCTATTGCGATGGCGCGGCCTTCCGAAAGCAGGACGTGGCCCTCCGCGATGCGTTTGATGGGGAGCTCAAAAAGCTGAAGGAATCGGGTGAGTTCGCCAAGCTCATCGAACCCTATGGCTTCTCCGCCAAGGCCGCCATGTCGACCACTCGCGACAAGCAATGCACGGCCGCCCAGTAA
- the ehuA gene encoding ectoine/hydroxyectoine ABC transporter ATP-binding protein EhuA, translating to MPSPIIRIDSIVKRYGPLTVLDGLSMNVMPGEKLALIGPSGSGKTTILRILMTLESISGGHIEVDGEQLYHMKKGADLVAADERHLHRMRKKIGMVFQHFNLFPHKCVLDNVTLAPMLTQGATRADAEKRAMDLLDMVGMADKAKAVPAQLSGGQKQRVAIARALALSPKIMLFDEVTSALDPELVEEVLNVMRRLAAETDMTMLLVTHEMGFAHDFADRVLFFDRGKIVEEGGPDEIFRNPKQERTQTFLRKIIAAGHRV from the coding sequence ATGCCATCGCCCATCATCCGCATCGACAGCATCGTCAAGAGATACGGCCCACTGACCGTTCTCGATGGTTTGTCGATGAATGTGATGCCGGGCGAGAAGCTGGCGCTGATCGGCCCTTCCGGCTCGGGCAAGACGACGATCCTGCGTATTCTGATGACGCTGGAATCGATCAGCGGCGGCCATATCGAGGTCGACGGCGAGCAGCTTTATCACATGAAAAAGGGCGCCGATCTGGTTGCTGCAGACGAGCGCCATCTGCACCGCATGCGCAAGAAGATCGGCATGGTCTTCCAGCACTTCAATCTGTTTCCGCACAAATGCGTCCTCGACAATGTCACGCTCGCGCCGATGCTCACCCAGGGTGCGACACGTGCCGATGCCGAAAAGCGGGCCATGGATCTGCTGGATATGGTCGGCATGGCGGACAAGGCAAAGGCGGTGCCGGCACAGCTTTCCGGCGGCCAGAAACAGCGTGTCGCGATCGCCCGGGCGCTCGCGCTCTCTCCGAAGATCATGCTGTTCGACGAAGTGACATCCGCACTCGATCCGGAACTCGTCGAGGAGGTGCTGAATGTCATGCGGCGGCTCGCGGCCGAGACCGACATGACCATGCTGCTGGTGACACACGAGATGGGTTTTGCCCATGATTTCGCAGACCGCGTGTTGTTTTTCGATCGCGGTAAGATCGTCGAGGAGGGCGGACCGGATGAGATTTTCCGGAACCCCAAGCAGGAGCGCACCCAGACCTTCCTGCGCAAGATCATAGCGGCAGGCCACCGCGTCTGA
- the ehuR gene encoding MocR-like ectoine utilization transcription factor EhuR — translation MTNWRPDPSQLRRPAYLSLAEQIARAVQEGKLVNGTKLPTHRRMADDLGLSVQTVSRAYDDLIRRGLISGEIGRGSFVQTQAREPEPPYLPERLGEVIDLSILKPVCEQIHVDKFRQAFAWLSENLPASSALSFRPNMVFPRHRAIATEWLARCGLDVSPLNVSVTNGATSGMTVALMSVAPPGSTVATEVVSHHTLVPLSTYLGLHLEGLAIDEEGMIPEALDEACRKGPIRAIFLQPSVINPMAALMSAGRREALAAVAAKHDIAIIENDVLGPMVEGRAPPMAAFAPERTLYVTSFTKITVPGLRIGYLVAPDRYVAAVANRHLVSNWMATPAMAEIATRWVSDGTAMELVNWQRRALVSRHAIAAETLAGLSYRAHPQSLHVWLPLSGSHTEDAFVAQARLRGVGIAPGKSFHTTDQGWTPALRISLGSTTESELRTGLAIVASLAQGNPEELLLAI, via the coding sequence ATGACAAATTGGCGCCCCGATCCCTCTCAGCTCCGCCGACCGGCCTATCTTTCGCTCGCCGAGCAGATCGCCCGCGCCGTCCAGGAAGGAAAGCTCGTCAACGGGACCAAGCTGCCGACCCACCGCCGCATGGCGGATGATCTCGGCCTGTCGGTCCAGACGGTCAGTCGCGCCTATGACGATCTTATCCGCCGGGGGCTGATTTCCGGCGAAATCGGGCGAGGCAGCTTCGTGCAGACGCAGGCGCGGGAGCCCGAACCGCCTTACCTGCCTGAACGGCTGGGTGAGGTCATCGACCTTTCGATCCTGAAGCCGGTCTGCGAGCAGATCCATGTTGATAAATTCCGGCAGGCCTTCGCCTGGCTTTCTGAAAACCTGCCGGCGAGTTCGGCCCTGTCGTTCCGGCCGAATATGGTGTTCCCCCGCCATCGGGCGATCGCGACCGAATGGCTTGCACGCTGCGGTCTGGATGTCTCACCGCTGAATGTCAGCGTGACCAACGGCGCAACATCGGGAATGACGGTGGCCCTGATGAGCGTCGCACCGCCCGGCTCGACCGTCGCCACGGAAGTGGTCAGCCATCATACCCTCGTTCCGCTTTCCACCTATCTCGGCCTGCATCTGGAAGGGCTGGCGATCGATGAGGAGGGCATGATCCCCGAGGCGCTCGACGAGGCCTGCCGCAAAGGTCCGATCCGGGCGATCTTCCTGCAGCCATCCGTCATCAATCCCATGGCGGCTCTGATGAGCGCCGGTCGCCGCGAGGCACTTGCAGCCGTGGCCGCCAAGCATGACATAGCGATCATCGAAAACGACGTCCTCGGGCCTATGGTGGAGGGCCGTGCGCCGCCGATGGCTGCCTTCGCTCCGGAACGGACGCTCTACGTGACGAGCTTCACGAAAATCACCGTTCCTGGCCTGCGGATCGGTTATCTCGTCGCGCCCGACCGATATGTCGCGGCGGTTGCCAACCGGCATCTGGTCTCCAACTGGATGGCAACGCCCGCAATGGCCGAGATCGCCACCCGCTGGGTCAGCGACGGCACCGCCATGGAACTCGTCAACTGGCAGCGTCGCGCCCTCGTCAGTCGTCATGCCATCGCCGCCGAGACGCTGGCGGGTCTGTCCTACCGAGCGCATCCACAGAGCCTGCACGTTTGGCTGCCGCTTTCCGGCAGTCACACCGAAGATGCCTTCGTGGCGCAGGCGCGGCTACGCGGCGTAGGCATTGCACCGGGCAAGTCGTTCCATACGACGGATCAGGGATGGACGCCGGCCCTGCGCATCTCGCTGGGGTCGACAACGGAAAGCGAGTTGCGCACCGGGCTCGCAATCGTCGCCTCGCTGGCGCAGGGAAACCCCGAAGAGCTGCTGCTTGCGATTTGA
- a CDS encoding Lrp/AsnC family transcriptional regulator, which yields MKLDAIDLRILEAVQGDGRITKLALAEKVGLSPTPCWMRLRKLEKAGIIAGYHARLVPRKIAPIASVMVEITLANHRQGDFDRFERAVAAIPEITACWSVGGGVDYIAKIVALDIDAYQRLIDGLLDRELGIERYFTYIVTKTVKEETGVPVTALFEADIDQRS from the coding sequence ATGAAACTCGACGCCATCGATCTGCGCATTCTCGAGGCGGTCCAGGGTGATGGCCGGATCACCAAGCTCGCGCTCGCCGAAAAGGTCGGCCTTTCGCCGACGCCCTGCTGGATGCGTCTTCGGAAGCTGGAAAAAGCAGGCATCATCGCCGGCTATCATGCCCGGCTTGTGCCAAGGAAGATCGCGCCGATCGCCAGCGTCATGGTGGAGATCACGCTCGCCAACCATCGCCAGGGCGACTTCGATCGTTTCGAACGCGCCGTCGCAGCTATCCCTGAGATCACCGCCTGCTGGTCGGTCGGCGGCGGCGTCGATTATATCGCCAAGATCGTGGCCCTCGATATCGACGCCTATCAACGCCTGATCGACGGCCTGCTCGATCGCGAACTCGGTATCGAACGTTATTTCACCTATATCGTCACCAAGACGGTGAAGGAGGAAACGGGCGTGCCCGTTACCGCCCTGTTCGAGGCGGATATCGACCAACGGTCGTAG
- a CDS encoding NAD-dependent succinate-semialdehyde dehydrogenase — protein sequence MTAIFARPAYHEALTRLADRHLLRDLAYVDGRWVAGADGQSFQVTDPASSATLAWVASLSAEETDAAIDAAATAFPVWRAKLPQERAAILKEWHRLMLEAREDLALLMTLEQGKPLAESRGEIDYAASFVEWYAEEGKRVNAESVTSHLAGAEMIVRREALGVAGIVTPWNFPSAMVTRKAAAALAAGCTVVAHPSSETPLSALALAELAERAGMPAGVFNVVTGDAATIVGRLCDDARVRAMSFTGSTEIGRLIAAQCAPTMKRLVMELGGHAPLIVFDDADIDRAAEIAVTAKFATSGQDCLAANRIFVQRSIFEAFNAAFAKRIAALTVGNGLADGVDIGPLMHERAVMKVEAQVKDALDKGARLLAGGKRHRAGSLFFEPTLITNVPADAVIMREETFGPVAAVAVFDTEDEVVARANDTEYGLVAYVVTENGARQMRLGRALEYGMVAINRVKITGGPVPFGGWKQSGLGREGSRHGVEAFTELKYLCIDTAG from the coding sequence ATGACTGCAATTTTTGCACGCCCCGCCTATCACGAGGCCCTGACACGGCTCGCCGACCGCCACCTGCTGCGCGACCTTGCCTATGTGGATGGGCGCTGGGTTGCCGGCGCCGACGGCCAAAGCTTCCAGGTCACCGACCCCGCTTCCTCCGCAACACTCGCGTGGGTCGCGAGTCTTAGCGCCGAGGAAACCGATGCAGCGATCGATGCTGCCGCGACCGCCTTTCCCGTCTGGCGGGCGAAGTTACCGCAAGAGCGGGCCGCAATCCTGAAGGAATGGCATCGGCTGATGCTCGAAGCCAGGGAGGATCTGGCTCTCTTGATGACGCTGGAGCAGGGCAAGCCGCTTGCCGAGTCCCGGGGGGAGATCGACTACGCTGCCTCCTTTGTCGAGTGGTATGCCGAGGAAGGCAAACGGGTTAACGCCGAGAGCGTCACCAGCCATCTTGCGGGCGCCGAAATGATCGTCCGGCGGGAGGCGCTCGGCGTTGCCGGCATCGTCACGCCCTGGAACTTTCCCTCCGCCATGGTCACCCGCAAGGCGGCTGCGGCACTCGCCGCCGGCTGCACGGTCGTCGCGCACCCGTCTTCCGAAACACCGCTTTCGGCGCTGGCGCTGGCCGAGCTCGCCGAACGCGCCGGAATGCCGGCGGGCGTGTTCAACGTCGTGACCGGCGATGCCGCCACCATCGTCGGCCGGCTCTGCGACGATGCGCGGGTGCGGGCGATGAGCTTTACCGGCTCCACCGAGATCGGCCGCCTGATCGCCGCACAATGTGCGCCGACGATGAAGCGGCTGGTGATGGAACTCGGTGGCCATGCGCCGCTGATCGTGTTCGACGACGCCGACATCGATCGCGCCGCCGAGATCGCGGTCACCGCCAAATTCGCGACCTCCGGCCAGGACTGCCTCGCAGCCAACCGGATTTTTGTCCAGCGATCCATATTCGAGGCCTTCAACGCGGCTTTTGCCAAACGGATCGCCGCCCTGACGGTCGGCAACGGATTGGCTGATGGCGTCGACATCGGACCGCTGATGCACGAACGAGCCGTAATGAAGGTCGAGGCACAGGTGAAGGATGCGCTCGACAAGGGCGCCAGGCTGCTTGCCGGCGGCAAGCGCCACAGGGCCGGTTCGCTTTTCTTCGAGCCGACACTCATCACCAACGTACCGGCCGATGCGGTCATCATGCGCGAGGAGACCTTCGGGCCGGTTGCCGCCGTCGCCGTCTTCGACACGGAAGACGAGGTCGTCGCCCGCGCCAACGACACCGAATACGGGCTTGTCGCCTATGTGGTCACTGAAAACGGCGCCCGGCAGATGCGCCTCGGGCGGGCGCTCGAATATGGAATGGTGGCGATCAACCGCGTGAAGATCACCGGCGGGCCTGTTCCTTTCGGCGGCTGGAAACAATCCGGCCTCGGACGCGAGGGCTCCCGCCACGGCGTCGAGGCCTTCACGGAACTCAAATACCTCTGCATCGACACCGCCGGCTGA
- a CDS encoding aspartate aminotransferase family protein: MLERNNELTAWDRDHFFHPSTHMGMHARGETPTRVIGSGEGVYITDRDGRTSLDAFAGLYCVNVGYGRQKIADAIAEQARNLAYYHAYVGHGTEASITLSKMIIDRAPEGMSRVYFGLSGSDANETNIKLIWYYNNVLGRPEKKKIISRWRGYHGSGVMTGSLTGLELFHKAFDLPRVPILHTEAPYYFRRPDRSMSEEQFSQYCADKLEEMILSEGPETIAAFIGEPILGTGGIVPPPRGYWEKIQAVLQKYDILLVADEVVTGFGRLGTMFGSDHYGMKPDLITIAKGLTSAYAPLSGTIVSDRFWQVLVQGSDQLGAIGHGWTYSSHPICAAAGVANLELIDEMGLVQNAAETGAYFRSELAKAVAGHEHVGDVRGDGLMAAVEFVEDRDDRKFFDPSRKIGPQIAAALLERGVIGRAMPQGDILGFAPPLCLTREEADIVVKATAEAIDGVFANR; this comes from the coding sequence ATGCTCGAAAGAAACAACGAACTCACCGCCTGGGACCGCGATCATTTCTTCCATCCGTCGACCCATATGGGCATGCATGCGCGCGGCGAAACGCCGACGCGCGTAATCGGCAGCGGCGAAGGCGTCTACATCACCGACCGCGACGGACGCACCAGCCTCGATGCCTTCGCCGGTCTCTACTGCGTCAATGTCGGCTACGGCCGACAGAAAATCGCCGATGCAATCGCCGAACAGGCCCGAAACCTGGCCTATTACCATGCCTATGTCGGGCACGGCACGGAAGCGTCGATCACGCTTTCCAAGATGATCATTGACCGAGCGCCGGAGGGCATGTCCAGGGTCTATTTCGGTCTTTCCGGCTCCGATGCCAACGAGACCAACATCAAGCTGATCTGGTATTACAACAATGTCCTCGGGAGGCCGGAAAAGAAGAAGATCATCTCGCGCTGGCGCGGCTATCACGGCTCTGGCGTCATGACCGGCAGTCTCACCGGCCTCGAGCTCTTCCACAAGGCCTTCGACCTGCCGCGCGTGCCGATCCTGCATACCGAAGCGCCGTATTATTTCCGCCGCCCGGACCGCTCGATGAGCGAGGAACAGTTCTCGCAATATTGTGCCGACAAGCTGGAGGAGATGATCCTTTCGGAAGGCCCGGAGACGATCGCAGCCTTCATCGGCGAGCCCATCCTCGGCACCGGCGGCATCGTACCGCCGCCCAGGGGCTATTGGGAAAAGATCCAGGCAGTACTCCAGAAATACGACATCCTGCTCGTCGCCGACGAGGTGGTGACCGGCTTCGGCCGCCTCGGCACGATGTTCGGCTCCGACCATTACGGCATGAAGCCGGATCTCATCACCATCGCCAAAGGCCTGACCTCCGCCTATGCACCGCTGTCCGGCACGATCGTCTCCGACCGGTTCTGGCAGGTCCTGGTGCAGGGTTCGGACCAGCTCGGCGCGATCGGCCATGGTTGGACCTATTCCTCGCACCCGATCTGCGCGGCGGCCGGCGTCGCCAACCTCGAACTGATCGACGAGATGGGATTGGTGCAGAATGCTGCCGAGACCGGAGCCTATTTCCGCTCCGAACTGGCCAAGGCCGTTGCCGGCCACGAGCATGTCGGCGACGTCCGCGGCGATGGCCTTATGGCAGCTGTGGAATTCGTGGAGGACAGGGACGATCGCAAGTTCTTCGATCCTTCCCGGAAGATCGGCCCACAAATCGCAGCAGCGCTTCTGGAACGCGGCGTCATCGGCCGCGCCATGCCCCAGGGCGACATTCTCGGTTTTGCGCCGCCGCTTTGCCTCACCCGCGAGGAAGCGGATATCGTCGTCAAGGCGACGGCCGAGGCGATCGACGGTGTCTTCGCCAACCGCTGA